A section of the Candidatus Latescibacterota bacterium genome encodes:
- a CDS encoding RecX family transcriptional regulator, giving the protein MPEGPAPATPLARALRWLARRDRSEREVRARLAEWGTPATDVEDVIQHLHERGYLNDAALAERLCDWHDRHDPLGPLRLRRRLEQRGIDAADAAAALAGREDPERQRALAEGLAARREGALASLPALARWRRLHDYLARRGFDAAIVRELCEPHLAAAREAEDAEALD; this is encoded by the coding sequence ATGCCGGAGGGGCCCGCCCCGGCCACGCCGCTGGCCCGGGCCCTCCGCTGGCTTGCGCGGCGTGACCGCAGCGAGCGGGAGGTCCGGGCGCGTCTGGCCGAGTGGGGGACGCCCGCCACCGACGTGGAGGACGTGATCCAGCATCTGCACGAGCGCGGCTATCTGAACGACGCCGCGCTGGCGGAGCGGCTCTGCGACTGGCACGACCGCCACGACCCGCTGGGGCCGCTGCGGCTGCGACGGCGTCTCGAGCAGCGGGGCATCGACGCGGCCGACGCGGCGGCCGCGCTGGCCGGCCGCGAGGACCCCGAGCGGCAGCGCGCGCTGGCCGAGGGGCTCGCCGCGCGGCGGGAGGGCGCGCTGGCGTCGCTGCCCGCCCTTGCGCGCTGGCGACGTCTGCACGACTATCTCGCCCGGCGCGGCTTCGACGCCGCGATCGTGCGCGAGCTCTGCGAGCCCCACCTCGCCGCGGCGCGGGAGGCGGAGGACGCCGAGGCACTGGACTGA
- a CDS encoding SLBB domain-containing protein: MRSLLILLALSAALATPAAAQLDAMAPVTLPGGLLPASPPGAAVDWALDGSVDADRYLLGPGDKVLLLLEGRSLRRLTLTVLPEGLLEWEGGLREPVDGLSLRAAEAAVADALAPLMPDVSVHLLLLAPRQIEVEVLGEVAHPGAVRLSAGDRLTTAIAAAGGPGPRGSKRFVEFRDGARRTRLDLFPFLMDGDWDANPYCPTGTAIFVPLRTDTVQVLGEVNRPATYEWREGETLGDVLDYAGGLTQDALPGSVLLERDAESVSIQLLDADARDTPLRPSDTVVVGSRKPMMKRVFLEGAGERVGEIYLSPGETLGDLVRRLGDTRGSALPEEATLERRGTERSRFFRFDLREVLRGEGPADLAIENDDVLYVPLRPTEVFVLGEVRSPGSLRYVPSWTVGQYLAMAGGVSDRGSDGKMHVVDATGVSRKVARTDHLHRGDVLVVGRSNLSIFSEVLLTAASLSGLILAINALAK, from the coding sequence ATGCGCAGCCTCCTCATCCTCCTCGCGCTGTCCGCGGCGCTGGCGACTCCTGCCGCCGCGCAGCTGGACGCGATGGCTCCCGTGACGCTGCCCGGCGGGCTGCTGCCCGCGTCGCCGCCGGGCGCCGCCGTGGACTGGGCGCTGGACGGCAGCGTCGACGCCGACCGCTACCTGCTCGGACCCGGCGACAAGGTGCTGCTGCTGCTGGAGGGCCGCAGCCTGCGGCGCCTCACCCTGACGGTGCTGCCCGAGGGGCTGCTCGAGTGGGAGGGCGGACTGCGCGAGCCCGTGGACGGCCTCAGCCTCCGCGCGGCCGAAGCGGCGGTGGCCGACGCGCTGGCGCCGCTCATGCCCGACGTGTCCGTCCACCTGCTCCTGCTCGCGCCCCGGCAGATCGAGGTGGAAGTGCTGGGGGAGGTCGCGCATCCGGGCGCCGTGCGCCTGTCGGCCGGCGATCGTCTCACTACCGCCATCGCCGCCGCGGGGGGACCGGGGCCGCGGGGCAGCAAGCGCTTCGTCGAGTTCCGCGACGGCGCGCGGCGCACGCGCCTCGATCTCTTTCCCTTCCTCATGGACGGCGACTGGGACGCCAACCCCTACTGCCCCACGGGGACGGCGATCTTCGTCCCCCTGCGCACCGACACCGTGCAGGTGCTGGGCGAGGTCAACCGCCCGGCCACCTACGAGTGGCGCGAGGGCGAGACCCTGGGCGACGTGCTGGACTACGCCGGCGGCCTCACCCAGGACGCGCTGCCGGGCTCCGTGCTGCTCGAGCGCGACGCCGAGTCGGTGAGCATCCAGCTCCTGGACGCGGACGCGCGCGACACGCCGCTGCGGCCCAGCGACACGGTGGTGGTGGGCAGCCGGAAGCCGATGATGAAGCGCGTCTTCCTCGAAGGCGCCGGCGAGCGCGTGGGCGAGATCTACCTGAGCCCGGGCGAGACCCTTGGCGATCTCGTCCGCCGTCTCGGCGACACGCGGGGCAGCGCCCTGCCCGAGGAGGCGACGCTCGAGCGCCGGGGCACGGAGCGCAGCCGCTTCTTCCGCTTCGACCTGCGCGAGGTGCTGCGGGGAGAAGGCCCCGCCGATCTGGCCATCGAGAACGACGACGTGCTCTACGTCCCCCTGCGCCCCACCGAGGTCTTCGTGCTCGGCGAGGTGCGCAGCCCCGGCTCGCTGCGCTACGTGCCCTCCTGGACCGTGGGGCAGTACCTGGCCATGGCCGGCGGGGTGAGCGACCGCGGCAGCGACGGCAAGATGCACGTGGTGGACGCCACCGGCGTCAGCCGCAAGGTGGCGCGCACCGACCATCTGCACCGCGGCGACGTGCTGGTGGTGGGCCGCAGCAACCTGTCGATCTTCTCCGAGGTGCTGCTGACCGCGGCCTCGCTCAGCGGTCTCATCCTCGCGATCAACGCCCTGGCCAAGTGA
- the alaS gene encoding alanine--tRNA ligase: MTSHEQLRRAFLDFFVARGHTLVPSASLVPRDDPSLLFTTAGMVQFKSLYSTTGELPYRRALSIQKCLRAGGKDSDLENVGRSPRHLTFFEMLGHFSFGDYFKAEAVAYAWEFFTKVLDVDTSRLWISVFEEDDEAADCWRKVGFPAERIVRLGAKDNFWGPAGTTGACGPSSEIYWDLGAEHASGEIGRGPGRDDRYIEVWNAVFPQYDQQEDGSRPPLPNRGIDMGSGLERMTAMLQGKSNVFETDVFRPLMDGVKSLTGYDGPEEGEALVALRRVADHARALAFTLGEGLVPSNVGRGYVLRRILRRAMMALRTLGVREPMLYRVLGVVGEHMGGVHPELSERAERSALVVKSEEERFLRTLEQGVGRYQELVDGLKSAGGDTLPGEEVFRLYSTYGIPWELTREMAGDEGLQVDEPGYRAALAADRERSQAASAFEGADPGTDEGRYTALVEPVPASVFTGYERLADEARALEWRALGEGGDAPGRELELVLDRSPFYATSGGQIADTGVLRVGSWELPVLDVARRGSRLCHRVRLPEGLAQDALLELLAAGAAIDARVDAARRQAIARAHTGTHLLHAALHQVIGDEATQAGSWVGPDVFRFDFNHFRGVRPEELEAVESQVAEWIVANLPVRHESLPIAEAMERGAMALFGEKYGDVVRVISVGDISLELCGGTHLTASGSMGQLAVVAESSVASGVRRIEAYTGLRAHAYGQSARSQVVELSRRLHVPVDAVADSAAELQETAQQLRKDLEGLRLRQAAARSDELLQPVGEHGGVALVKGELQAESPKEIRGLADALRGKLGDAVGALLAEAGGKSSFLILVPDALQSRGLHAGRLTAAVAESLGSRGGGSPALAQAGLSERGQFATVLQALGRLLEEASTGKDA; encoded by the coding sequence ATGACGAGCCACGAGCAACTGCGCCGGGCCTTCCTGGACTTCTTCGTCGCCCGGGGGCACACGCTCGTGCCCAGCGCCAGCCTGGTGCCCCGGGACGACCCCAGCCTGCTCTTCACCACGGCGGGCATGGTGCAGTTCAAGTCCCTCTACTCGACCACGGGCGAGCTGCCCTATCGCCGCGCGCTCTCCATCCAGAAGTGCCTGCGCGCCGGCGGCAAGGACAGCGACCTGGAAAACGTGGGCCGCAGTCCGCGTCACCTGACCTTCTTCGAGATGCTGGGCCACTTCAGCTTCGGGGACTACTTCAAGGCCGAGGCCGTGGCCTACGCCTGGGAGTTCTTCACGAAGGTGCTGGACGTGGACACGTCGCGGCTGTGGATCTCCGTCTTCGAGGAGGACGACGAAGCCGCCGACTGCTGGCGCAAGGTGGGCTTCCCCGCCGAGCGCATCGTGCGCCTGGGCGCCAAGGACAACTTCTGGGGCCCGGCGGGCACGACCGGCGCCTGCGGCCCCAGCAGCGAGATCTACTGGGACCTGGGCGCCGAGCACGCCAGCGGCGAGATCGGCCGCGGCCCGGGGCGGGACGACCGCTACATCGAGGTGTGGAACGCCGTCTTCCCGCAGTACGACCAGCAGGAGGACGGCAGCCGCCCGCCCCTGCCCAACCGCGGCATTGACATGGGTTCGGGCCTCGAGCGCATGACCGCGATGCTGCAGGGCAAGAGCAACGTCTTCGAGACGGACGTCTTCCGCCCGCTCATGGACGGCGTCAAGTCGCTCACCGGCTACGACGGCCCCGAGGAGGGCGAGGCGCTCGTCGCCCTGCGCCGCGTCGCGGACCACGCGCGCGCGCTGGCGTTCACCCTCGGCGAGGGGCTGGTGCCGTCGAACGTGGGCCGCGGCTACGTGCTGCGGCGCATCCTGCGCCGCGCGATGATGGCGCTGCGCACGCTGGGCGTGCGCGAGCCCATGCTCTACCGCGTGCTGGGCGTGGTGGGCGAGCACATGGGCGGCGTGCATCCCGAACTGAGCGAGCGGGCCGAGCGGAGCGCCCTGGTGGTGAAGAGCGAGGAGGAGCGCTTCCTGCGCACCCTCGAACAGGGCGTCGGCCGCTACCAGGAACTGGTGGACGGCCTCAAGTCCGCGGGCGGCGACACGCTGCCGGGCGAGGAGGTCTTCCGTCTCTACAGCACCTACGGCATTCCCTGGGAACTGACGCGCGAGATGGCCGGCGACGAGGGCCTGCAGGTCGACGAGCCCGGCTATCGCGCCGCGCTCGCCGCCGACCGCGAGCGCTCGCAGGCGGCCAGCGCCTTCGAGGGCGCCGACCCCGGCACCGACGAGGGGCGCTACACCGCGCTGGTGGAACCGGTGCCCGCCTCGGTCTTCACGGGCTACGAGCGCCTCGCCGACGAAGCGCGCGCCCTGGAGTGGCGGGCGCTGGGGGAGGGCGGCGACGCGCCCGGCCGCGAACTCGAGCTGGTGCTGGACCGCAGTCCCTTCTACGCCACCAGCGGCGGCCAGATCGCCGACACGGGCGTCCTGCGCGTGGGCAGCTGGGAGCTGCCGGTGCTGGACGTCGCCCGCCGCGGCAGCCGCCTCTGCCACCGCGTGCGCCTGCCGGAGGGCCTCGCGCAGGACGCGCTGCTGGAACTGCTCGCGGCGGGGGCCGCGATCGACGCCCGCGTGGACGCCGCCCGCCGCCAGGCCATCGCGCGCGCCCACACCGGCACGCATCTGCTGCACGCGGCGCTGCACCAGGTGATCGGCGACGAGGCCACGCAGGCCGGCAGCTGGGTGGGCCCGGACGTCTTCCGCTTCGACTTCAACCACTTCCGCGGCGTGCGGCCCGAGGAGCTCGAGGCCGTCGAGAGCCAGGTGGCCGAGTGGATCGTGGCCAACCTGCCCGTGCGCCACGAGAGCCTGCCCATCGCCGAGGCCATGGAGCGCGGCGCGATGGCCCTCTTCGGCGAGAAGTACGGCGACGTGGTCCGCGTCATCAGCGTGGGCGACATCTCGCTGGAGCTCTGCGGCGGGACCCACCTCACGGCCAGCGGCTCCATGGGCCAGCTCGCGGTGGTCGCCGAGAGCAGCGTGGCCAGCGGCGTGCGGCGCATCGAGGCCTACACCGGCCTGCGCGCGCACGCGTACGGACAGAGCGCACGCTCGCAGGTGGTGGAGCTGTCGCGGCGGCTGCACGTCCCGGTGGACGCCGTCGCGGACAGCGCGGCGGAGCTGCAGGAGACCGCCCAGCAGCTCCGCAAGGACCTCGAGGGCCTGCGCCTGCGGCAGGCCGCGGCTCGCAGCGACGAGCTCCTGCAGCCGGTGGGCGAGCACGGGGGCGTCGCGCTGGTGAAGGGCGAACTGCAGGCGGAGTCCCCCAAGGAGATCCGCGGCCTCGCCGACGCGCTGCGCGGCAAGCTCGGCGATGCCGTGGGCGCGCTGCTGGCCGAGGCCGGCGGCAAGAGCTCGTTTCTGATTCTCGTCCCCGATGCGCTGCAGTCCCGGGGACTGCACGCCGGACGTCTCACCGCGGCCGTGGCCGAGAGCCTCGGCAGCCGGGGTGGCGGCAGTCCGGCGCTGGCCCAGGCGGGGCTGTCCGAGCGCGGGCAGTTCGCCACGGTGCTCCAGGCGCTGGGACGCCTGCTCGAGGAAGCCTCCACGGGAAAGGACGCCTGA
- the rfbD gene encoding dTDP-4-dehydrorhamnose reductase — protein sequence MRVLVTGCEGMLGRRLVEEAARRGHAVTGLDRPGFELARPAEAARQLREARPELVIHGAAITDVDGCESQAEFAMAINGEASGVLARGAAEIGARCVYVSTDYVFDGAKDAPYLEDDPTGPATAYGRSKLRGEERVLAAGGSVLRLSWSFGPDGKNFVATIAGLLGEGRTLKVVDDQQGSPTFTRDSAAAILDLGEAGGEGVYHCCNAGATTWYGFARAVAVGMGLAPERVTPCGSADYPRPAPRPTNSRLGGTRLESLRGRPLPPWQDALNRYLEEMGWLAR from the coding sequence ATGCGGGTGCTCGTCACCGGCTGCGAGGGCATGCTGGGCCGCCGCCTCGTGGAGGAGGCCGCGCGGCGCGGGCACGCCGTGACGGGGCTCGACCGGCCCGGCTTCGAGCTGGCGCGGCCGGCCGAGGCCGCCCGGCAGCTGCGCGAGGCGCGGCCGGAGCTGGTGATCCACGGCGCGGCCATCACCGACGTCGACGGCTGCGAGAGTCAGGCCGAGTTCGCCATGGCCATCAACGGCGAGGCCAGCGGCGTGCTGGCGCGCGGCGCGGCGGAGATCGGCGCGCGCTGCGTCTACGTGAGCACGGACTACGTCTTCGACGGCGCGAAGGACGCACCCTACCTCGAGGACGACCCCACCGGCCCCGCCACGGCCTACGGCAGGAGCAAGCTGCGCGGCGAGGAGCGCGTCCTCGCGGCCGGCGGCAGCGTGCTGCGACTGAGCTGGTCCTTCGGCCCGGACGGCAAGAACTTCGTCGCCACGATCGCCGGCCTGCTCGGCGAAGGGCGCACCCTGAAGGTGGTGGACGACCAGCAGGGCTCGCCCACCTTCACGCGGGACAGCGCCGCGGCGATCCTCGATCTGGGCGAGGCCGGCGGCGAGGGCGTCTACCACTGCTGCAACGCGGGCGCCACCACCTGGTACGGCTTCGCCCGCGCCGTCGCCGTGGGCATGGGCCTGGCGCCCGAGCGGGTGACGCCCTGCGGCAGCGCGGACTATCCGCGCCCCGCCCCCCGTCCCACCAACAGCCGGCTCGGGGGCACGCGACTGGAGAGCCTGCGGGGACGTCCCCTGCCGCCCTGGCAGGACGCCCTGAACCGCTACCTGGAGGAGATGGGATGGCTGGCGCGCTGA
- the udk gene encoding uridine kinase — MQRAPVVIGIAGGTGSGKTSVALKLKSFFPYERVVLLHHDSYYHDNSHLPATERERINYDHPEAFQTDLLIEHLDRLRGGEEVVQPRYDYETHSRLAEGTPVEPADIILLEGILVLEHEALRRRMDIRIYIDADPDERFIRRLQRDIRNRERTVASIVDQYQQTVRPMHLRFVEPSKRYADLIVPEGVQNAVAIDLLVAKIRDELARRKADDERESAP, encoded by the coding sequence ATGCAGCGCGCACCGGTGGTCATCGGCATCGCGGGGGGTACCGGCTCGGGCAAGACGAGCGTCGCCCTCAAGCTCAAGAGCTTCTTTCCCTACGAGCGCGTGGTGCTCCTGCACCACGACTCCTACTACCACGACAACAGCCATCTGCCCGCGACCGAGCGCGAGCGCATCAACTACGACCATCCCGAGGCCTTCCAGACGGACCTGCTGATCGAGCATCTGGACCGGCTGCGGGGGGGCGAGGAGGTCGTGCAGCCGCGCTACGATTACGAGACGCACTCCCGGCTGGCGGAGGGCACGCCGGTGGAGCCGGCGGACATCATCCTGCTCGAGGGGATCCTGGTGCTCGAGCACGAGGCGCTGCGCCGGCGGATGGACATCCGCATCTACATCGACGCGGATCCGGACGAGCGCTTCATCCGGCGCCTGCAGCGGGACATCCGCAACCGGGAGCGGACGGTGGCCTCGATCGTCGACCAGTACCAGCAGACGGTGCGGCCGATGCACCTGCGCTTCGTGGAGCCGTCGAAGCGCTATGCCGACCTGATCGTGCCCGAGGGCGTGCAGAACGCGGTGGCCATCGATCTGCTGGTGGCGAAGATCCGGGACGAGCTCGCGCGCCGCAAGGCCGACGACGAACGGGAGTCCGCGCCCTGA
- a CDS encoding SIS domain-containing protein, with product MAGALSEIYGAHLAGHRELFARLDALGPELLAAAEALARALAAGHSVWLAGNGGSAADAQHIAAEMEGRLEAERPARAVHTLGANSSTLTSVGNDYGFDAVYARQVAGFAVPGDQLVLISTSGRSPNLLRAAEAARARGVQVLGLLGKGGGPLAPLCDRVLLVPSDDTQWIQEAHILLGHVLCKLLDRLLAEAPADGA from the coding sequence ATGGCTGGCGCGCTGAGCGAGATCTACGGGGCCCACCTGGCCGGCCACCGCGAACTCTTCGCGCGCCTGGACGCGCTGGGCCCGGAGCTGCTGGCCGCCGCGGAGGCGCTGGCGAGGGCGCTGGCGGCGGGGCACAGCGTCTGGCTGGCGGGCAACGGCGGGAGCGCGGCCGACGCGCAGCACATCGCCGCCGAGATGGAGGGCCGGCTGGAGGCCGAGCGTCCGGCACGGGCCGTCCACACGCTGGGGGCCAACAGCTCCACCCTGACCAGCGTCGGCAACGACTACGGCTTCGACGCCGTCTACGCGCGTCAGGTCGCGGGCTTCGCGGTCCCGGGCGACCAGCTCGTGCTCATCTCCACCAGCGGGCGCAGCCCCAACCTGCTGCGCGCCGCGGAGGCGGCGCGCGCCAGGGGCGTGCAGGTGCTCGGCCTGCTGGGCAAGGGCGGGGGGCCGCTCGCTCCCCTCTGCGACCGCGTGCTGCTGGTGCCCAGCGACGACACCCAGTGGATCCAGGAGGCGCACATCCTGCTGGGCCACGTGCTCTGCAAGCTGCTGGATCGCCTGCTGGCCGAGGCCCCCGCGGACGGGGCCTGA
- a CDS encoding exopolysaccharide biosynthesis polyprenyl glycosylphosphotransferase: MSPGPLRTRKGDMLFPSLFLLGDVAALLGASLGTYLLRFSSGLFPTPLGVPAFRVYLLAGAVTALLCAVVFYQRGHYEPRRRGDLRTDLSELAAGLGLSLALLLTFLFFWRGFSFSRSYVLSFAVLAYLSLLLVRRLLRLAQGRTFARGRGALNLALLGHSPMTARVWRLFVERPGYGFRPLGLIDEGAGEGELPEDLPRLGASAELESLVKSLELDTVVVTLPFERYERFVELAARLSSLNVNAYLVPDLAGLLTTRLHHLEIEGLPFLAFRHVPLSGLGRVLKRSMDLLVAGLGLALLSPVFGLLALAVLLDDGRPIFYGQVRLGRDGRRFSIRKFRSMRRDAEAGGAAWSRPDDARRTRTGAFLRASSLDELPQLWNVLKGEMSLVGPRPERPEFVEGFARSIPRYFERHRVRSGITGWAQVNGLRGDTPIEERTRYDLFYVENWSLGFDLKILWLTLRAVFRGENAY; the protein is encoded by the coding sequence GTGAGCCCCGGCCCGCTGCGCACCCGCAAGGGCGACATGCTCTTTCCCAGCCTCTTCCTGCTGGGAGACGTCGCCGCGCTGCTGGGCGCGTCCCTGGGCACCTACCTGCTGCGCTTTTCGAGCGGCCTCTTTCCCACGCCGCTGGGCGTGCCGGCCTTTCGCGTCTACCTGCTGGCCGGGGCGGTGACGGCGTTGCTCTGCGCGGTGGTCTTCTACCAGCGGGGGCACTACGAGCCGCGGCGACGCGGCGACCTGCGCACCGACCTCAGCGAGCTGGCGGCCGGCCTGGGGCTGAGCCTGGCGCTGCTGCTGACCTTCCTCTTCTTCTGGCGCGGCTTCAGCTTCTCGCGCAGCTACGTGCTGAGCTTCGCGGTCCTCGCCTACCTCTCGCTGCTCCTGGTCCGTCGGCTGCTGCGCCTGGCGCAGGGGCGCACCTTCGCGCGGGGGCGCGGCGCGCTGAACCTGGCCCTGCTGGGCCACAGCCCCATGACCGCGCGCGTGTGGCGGCTCTTCGTGGAGAGGCCGGGCTACGGCTTTCGTCCCCTGGGGCTGATCGACGAAGGCGCCGGCGAGGGCGAACTGCCGGAGGACCTTCCGCGCCTGGGCGCGAGCGCCGAGCTGGAGTCGCTGGTGAAGTCGCTGGAGCTGGACACGGTGGTGGTCACGCTGCCCTTCGAGCGCTACGAGCGCTTCGTGGAGCTGGCGGCGCGGCTGTCGAGCCTGAACGTGAACGCCTACCTGGTGCCCGACCTCGCCGGCCTGCTCACCACGCGCCTGCACCACCTGGAGATCGAGGGACTGCCCTTCCTCGCCTTCCGGCACGTGCCGCTCTCCGGACTGGGGCGCGTGCTGAAGCGCAGCATGGATCTCCTGGTGGCCGGGTTGGGCCTCGCGCTGCTGTCGCCGGTCTTCGGGCTCCTCGCGCTGGCCGTGCTGCTGGACGACGGCCGCCCGATCTTCTACGGCCAGGTGCGGCTGGGCAGGGACGGCCGGCGCTTCAGCATCCGCAAGTTCCGCAGCATGCGGCGGGATGCGGAGGCCGGCGGCGCCGCCTGGAGCCGCCCCGACGACGCCCGCCGCACGCGCACCGGCGCCTTCCTGCGCGCGAGCAGCCTCGACGAGCTGCCGCAGCTCTGGAACGTCTTGAAGGGGGAGATGAGCCTGGTGGGCCCGCGCCCCGAGCGGCCGGAGTTCGTGGAGGGCTTTGCGCGCTCGATCCCGCGCTACTTCGAGCGGCACCGGGTGCGCAGCGGCATCACGGGCTGGGCGCAGGTCAACGGGCTGCGGGGCGACACGCCCATCGAGGAGCGCACGCGCTACGACCTCTTCTACGTGGAGAACTGGTCGCTGGGCTTCGACCTCAAGATACTCTGGCTGACCCTGCGGGCCGTGTTCAGGGGCGAGAACGCCTACTGA
- a CDS encoding glycosyltransferase codes for MRVAFVHDWLTGMRGGEKVLELLMEDFPDAPLYTLLHVPGSVSPAIEAHPIRTSFVQHLPGAARRYRHYLPLFPTAIESLDLSRFDLVVSSSHCVAKGVRLRPGTRHLCYCHAPMRYAWDQYDAYFGDRTDFVGRQVLPRVMARLRAWDRRSAHRAQRYLANSENVRAKLERFWDLPAARTRVLHPPVDAAFYTPGEPGDDLPAGLRPGGYLLLVSAMVPYKRLDLALAAVAGTGDALVVAGDGPDAARLRGLAAGAGNIHFVGRPSDDTLRALYRGARAFLLPGEEDFGITPLEAQACGAPVVALGAGGALETVVDGETGLFFATPSAASLREALDRFAARDWDPARCRAQAERFGKDRFRAAFRRELEDFLGGPPPVQRGSAAP; via the coding sequence ATGCGGGTCGCCTTCGTCCACGACTGGCTCACCGGGATGCGGGGCGGCGAAAAGGTCCTCGAGCTGCTCATGGAGGACTTTCCGGACGCGCCGCTCTACACCCTGCTGCACGTGCCGGGCAGCGTGAGCCCGGCCATCGAGGCCCATCCGATCCGGACGAGCTTCGTGCAGCATCTGCCCGGCGCGGCGCGGCGCTATCGCCACTACCTGCCCCTCTTCCCGACGGCGATCGAGAGCCTCGACCTGTCCCGCTTCGATCTGGTCGTCTCCTCCAGCCACTGCGTGGCCAAGGGCGTGCGCCTGCGCCCGGGCACGCGTCATCTGTGCTACTGCCACGCGCCCATGCGCTACGCCTGGGACCAGTACGACGCCTACTTCGGCGACCGGACGGACTTCGTCGGCCGCCAGGTGCTGCCGCGCGTCATGGCGCGCCTGCGCGCCTGGGACCGGCGCAGCGCCCATCGCGCGCAGCGCTATCTTGCCAACAGCGAGAACGTGCGCGCCAAGCTCGAGCGCTTCTGGGACCTGCCCGCCGCGCGCACCCGCGTGCTGCACCCGCCGGTGGACGCCGCGTTCTACACGCCGGGCGAGCCGGGGGACGACCTGCCCGCGGGGCTGCGCCCGGGCGGCTACCTGCTCCTCGTCTCGGCCATGGTGCCCTACAAGCGCCTCGACCTGGCGCTGGCCGCCGTGGCGGGAACGGGCGACGCGCTGGTGGTCGCCGGCGACGGCCCCGATGCCGCGCGGCTGCGGGGCCTGGCCGCGGGCGCGGGCAACATCCACTTCGTCGGCCGCCCGAGCGACGACACGCTCCGCGCCCTCTACCGCGGCGCGCGGGCCTTCCTGCTGCCGGGGGAGGAGGACTTCGGCATCACTCCGCTGGAGGCCCAGGCCTGCGGCGCGCCCGTGGTCGCGCTGGGGGCGGGAGGCGCGCTGGAGACGGTGGTCGACGGCGAGACCGGCCTCTTCTTCGCCACGCCCAGCGCCGCCTCGCTGCGCGAGGCGCTGGACCGCTTCGCCGCGCGGGACTGGGACCCCGCCCGCTGCCGGGCGCAGGCGGAGCGCTTCGGCAAGGACCGCTTCCGCGCCGCGTTCCGCCGCGAGCTCGAGGACTTCCTCGGCGGGCCGCCGCCCGTCCAACGCGGGAGCGCCGCGCCGTGA